From a region of the Calliphora vicina chromosome 4, idCalVici1.1, whole genome shotgun sequence genome:
- the CCT6 gene encoding T-complex protein 1 subunit zeta encodes MASISLLNPKAEFARAAQALAINISAAKGLQDVMRTNLGPKGTMKMLVSGAGDIKITKDGNVLLHEMQIQHPTASMIARASTAQDDSTGDGTTSTVLLIGELLKQADIFLAEGLHPRIVTEGFEKAREQALSVLETMKVPIEVNKKSLTEVANTSLKTKVHAGLAELLTDVCVDAVLAIRHDDKPADLHMIEIMEMQHKTSTDTSLIKGLVLDHGARHPDMPKRLENAYILTCNVSLEYEKSEVNSGFFYKTAEEREKFVKAERDFIDQRVKKIIELKHKVCDGTEKSFVVINQKGIDPMSLDALAKEGIMALRRAKRRNMERLSLACGGIAMNSFDDLEESHLGYAGAVYEHTLGENKYTFVEECKNPQSVTILVKGPNKHTIVQIKDAIRDGLRAINNAINDKAVIPGAAAFEVRAFNHLMKYKDTVKGKVRLGIQAFAEALLVIPKNLAINSGYDAQDTIVKLTEEDRLNPDPVGLDLSTGEAMKPVDLGVYDNYNVKKQILNSCSVIASNLLLVDEVMRAGMTSLKG; translated from the exons ATGGCTTCCATAAGTTTGTTAAATCCAAAAGCTGAGTTTGCTCGGGCTGCCCAGGCTTTGGCCATTAACATTTCTGCTGCCAAGGGTTTGCAAGATGTTATGCGTACCAATTTGGGACCCAAAGGAACAATGAAAAT GTTGGTTTCTGGCGCTGGCGATATTAAAATCACCAAGGACGGTAATGTTTTGTTGCATGAAATGCAAATTCAACATCCTACCGCCTCTATGATTGCTCGTGCCAGTACCGCTCAAGATGATTCGACTGGTGATGGTACCACCTCCACCGTTCTCTTGATTGGTGAGCTCCTCAAGCAAGCCGATATCTTTTTGGCTGAAGGTCTGCATCCCCGCATTGTCACCGAGGGTTTCGAGAAGGCCCGCGAACAGGCTTTGTCTGTTTTGGAGACCATGAAAGTGCCCATTGAGGTGAACAAGAAGAGTTTGACTGAGGTGGCCAATACCAGTTTGAAGACTAAGGTCCATGCTGGTTTGGCTGAACTCCTCACCGATGTCTGTGTGGATGCTGTGTTGGCTATACGTCATGATGATAAGCCTGCTGATTTGCATATGATTGAAATTATGGAAATGCAACACAAGACCTCTACTGATACCTCTTTGATTAAGGGTTTGGTTTTGGATCACGGTGCCAGACATCCTGATATGCCTAAGCGTTTGGAAAATGCTTACATTTTGACATGCAATGTCTCTTTGGAATACGAGAAGTCTGAAGTCAATTCGGGCTTCTTCTACAAGACCGCCGAAGAACGTGAGAAGTTTGTTAAGGCCGAACGTGATTTCATCGATCAGAGAGTTAAGAAAATCATTGAATTGAAACATAAAGTGTGTGATGGCACTGAAAAATCGTTCGTCGTCATTAACCAAAAGGGTATTGACCCCATGTCTTTGGATGCTTTGGCCAAGGAAGGTATTATGGCTTTGCGTCGTGCTAAGCGCCGTAATATGGAACGTTTGTCTTTGGCTTGCGGTGGCATTGCCATGAACTCTTTCGATGATTTGGAAGAATCTCATTTGGGTTATGCTGGTGCTGTTTATGAGCACACCTTGGGCGAAAACAAATATACTTTCGTGGAGGAATGCAAAAATCCCCAATCGGTTACCATACTCGTCAAGGGCCCCAACAAACACACTATTGTGCAAATCAAAGATGCCATCAGAGACGGTTTGAGAGCCATCAACAATGCCATTAACGATAAGGCTGTTATTCCTGGTGCTGCTGCCTTTGAGGTTAGAGCCTTCAATCATCTAATGAAATACAAGGACACCGTCAAGGGTAAGGTACGTTTGGGCATCCAAGCTTTTGCTGAAGCTTTGTTGGTTATACCCAAGAATTTGGCCATAAACAGTGGCTACGATGCCCAAGACACTATTGTTAAGTTGACTGAAGAAGATCGCCTCAATCCCGATCCTGTGGGTTTGGATTTGTCCACCGGTGAAGCCATGAAACCGGTCGATTTGGGTGTTTATGATAACTACAACGTTaagaaacaaatattgaatTCCTGCTCGGTTATTGCCAGCAATCTTTTGCTGGTCGATGAGGTTATGCGCGCTGGCATGACCAGTCTTAAGGGTTAG
- the LOC135957359 gene encoding mitochondrial inner membrane protease subunit 1 isoform X1: protein MLSHLKDILKYSIQYACVTHCFFEYIGDFVVCSGPSMEPTLFSNNILLTERITTRFHKPNRGDIVIAVSPTNPEQYICKRVVGLPGDKVILEQPPPELHDVTTDVVKNTATTSTSKSAITEDYVPRGFVWIEGDNQRNSSDSRYYGPIPLGLIKSRAVCRIWPLNEIKLL, encoded by the exons ATGCTTTCCCATTTAAAAGATATACTTAAATACAGCATACAATATGCCTGTGTGACACATTGTTTTTTTGAATATATTGGCGATTTTGTGGtg tgcAGTGGCCCCTCCATGGAACCCACCTTGTTCTCCAACAATATTCTACTTACCGAAAGAATAACAACACGTTTTCATAAACCCAATCGTGGCGATATTGTCATTGCCGTCTCACCCACCAATCCCGAGCAGTATATATGCAAACGTGTTGTTGGCTTGCCGGGTGATAAAGTTATTTTGGAACAGCCCCCACCCGAACTTCATGATGTTACAACTGATGTAGTCAAAAACACTGCCACTACCTCCACCTCGAAATCCGCAATAACAGAAGATTACGTGCCAAGAGGTTTTGTATGGATCGAGGGAGATAATCAGAGAAATAGTTCAGATTCTAGATATTATGGACCAATACCTTTGGGTCTGATTAAAAGTCGGGCGGTTTGCAGAATATGGCCattgaatgaaataaaattgttatga
- the Hap40 gene encoding uncharacterized protein Hap40 translates to MDSYPKNLVDQYLKTSTKLKKIEKAVFKRFGPNVSEVLDDYGRLAIKFEEAGIYQYAAMCQLGVAKCENYLQNSMAECQALLKAARLFLKAHEEMESLLLRSNRDEYRETALHCFTQAVEKCPDDSVIKAAIIREMTPLQPHYEVTSTFNSPAHRIYELELATEQCLKNHDYLKALQQLDDIVDNIYERKKQHLYQEVLARVEILRVLLLVALTLPPARQTPAHIKLIEFYAQLAEFQAEETLVPSPNHSPVHEVHSFASWRPGSYLTQFQKFALAEIILAWHLNKPRDLKVALQEFRHNFISLSEPQRFLINSIIQKVDKKC, encoded by the exons ATGGATAGTTATCCAAAAAACTTGGTCGATCAGTATTTAAAAACATCTACAAAACTTAAGAAAATCGAAAAAGCAGTGTTCAA ACGTTTCGGACCGAATGTCTCCGAGGTATTGGATGACTATGGCCGCTTGGCCATAAAATTTGAAGAAGCTGGCATCTACCAATATGCCGCCATGTGTCAGCTGGGTGTGGCAAAGTGTGAAAACTATTTACAAAACTCCATGGCCGAGTGTCAGGCTTTGCTAAAAGCAGCACGATTATTTTTAAAGGCCCACGAAGAAATGGAGTCTTTGCTGTTGAGATCTAATCGTGACGAGTATAGGGAAACGGCATTGCATTGTTTTACCCAGGCTGTGGAGAAATGTCCTGATGATAGTGTTATTAAGGCAGCCATTATACGCGAAATGACTCCTTTACAGCCTCACTATGAGGTGACTAGTACTTTTAACTCGCCGGCTCATCGTATATACGAGCTAGAATTGGCTACTGAACAGTGTTTAAAGAATCACGACTATCTCAAGGCTTTACAGCAGCTAGATGATATTGTGGATAATATTTATGAGCGTAAAAAGCAACATCTCTATCAAGAGGTTTTGGCTAGAGTGGAAATCCTCAGAGTTTTACTATTGGTGGCCCTAACATTGCCACCGGCACGCCAGACACCAGCTCACATCAAGCTTATAGAGTTCTATGCTCAATTGGCTGAGTTTCAAGCTGAAGAAACGCTTGTGCCCAGTCCTAACCATTCACCAGTGCATGAGGTACACTCATTTGCCTCCTGGCGTCCCGGTTCATATTTaacacaatttcaaaaatttgcttTGGCTGAGATTATTTTAGCCTGGCATTTGAATAAGCCGCGTGATTTAAAAGTAGCTTTACAAGAATTTCGTCATAATTTTATATCTTTGTCGGAACCGCAAAGATTTCTTATAAATAGTATTATACAGAAAGTCGATAAGAAGTGTTGA
- the LOC135957359 gene encoding mitochondrial inner membrane protease subunit 1 isoform X2 — protein MEPTLFSNNILLTERITTRFHKPNRGDIVIAVSPTNPEQYICKRVVGLPGDKVILEQPPPELHDVTTDVVKNTATTSTSKSAITEDYVPRGFVWIEGDNQRNSSDSRYYGPIPLGLIKSRAVCRIWPLNEIKLL, from the coding sequence ATGGAACCCACCTTGTTCTCCAACAATATTCTACTTACCGAAAGAATAACAACACGTTTTCATAAACCCAATCGTGGCGATATTGTCATTGCCGTCTCACCCACCAATCCCGAGCAGTATATATGCAAACGTGTTGTTGGCTTGCCGGGTGATAAAGTTATTTTGGAACAGCCCCCACCCGAACTTCATGATGTTACAACTGATGTAGTCAAAAACACTGCCACTACCTCCACCTCGAAATCCGCAATAACAGAAGATTACGTGCCAAGAGGTTTTGTATGGATCGAGGGAGATAATCAGAGAAATAGTTCAGATTCTAGATATTATGGACCAATACCTTTGGGTCTGATTAAAAGTCGGGCGGTTTGCAGAATATGGCCattgaatgaaataaaattgttatga